The genomic region CCACGGCATCATAACCGAGACCTCGATGATACTGGGGCTGCCGCACGAGACAAAAGACTCGATAGAGAGAACGCTTGGGCTTGCCAAGCTCTATAACGCGGATTTTTGCCATTTCCTTGCGATCGCGCCCTGGCCATACGCCGATATGTACAAGGAATTAAAGGACAGGGTGAAGGTCTTCGATTATAAGCGTTATAACCTTATAGACCCGATAGTAGAGCCCGACAATATGACGCTCGACGATATAGACCGCGCCATAGTGGATTGTTACAGGCGTTTCTATATGGACAAGCTAAAAGAGGTAATAGAGATACCCGATGACTTTAAGCGCGAGTACATGCTCGTGTCCATGCGGCTTATGATGACGAGTTCGTTCCTCGTAAACAAGCTTGGCGATTTGGGCAAGATGCCAGAAGAGGTCGCTAGGTACATGGACAAGCTGATGCCCGAGAAAAAAGCGGCTGCGGTTTAGATGCCTGTTGCGCCGCTTGAGTTTCCGCGTTAAAATCCCCTGACATGAAAATAACCCTTATATCCCCGCCTTTTGGCGAGTACGTCGAGAGTAAGAGCAGCAGGCTTGTTAAGCTTACTGGCCTTGACGAGGTGCAAAAGAGCGAAGGGCTTCCCATAGCCCCGCCTGTGCTCGAATACCTTGCGGGGCTTACAGAGGCCGTTACTCCTGACGTAACGGTCGAGCTCATAGACGCAAACAGGGAGGATTTGAAGCTCGACGAAATAGATGCCGACCTTGTGGGCATAACGGTGCTCACCCCGCAGGCGCCGTGGGCGTATCTAACGGCGGATATGCTGCGTGCAAGAGGGAAAAAGGTCGTGCTCGGAGGCATGCATGTTACCGTGCTTCCCGAAGAAGGCGCGGCCCATGCCGATGCCGTTGTAAGGGGCGAGGCAGAGGGAGTCTGGGGAGACGTCATAGCGGATTTTAAAAAAGGCGCGTTAAAAAAGATATACGACGGCCCGCAGCTTGCGCTAACCGGGCTGCCGCGCCCTAAAAAAGGGCTGATAAAAACAAAATATCCAATGGGCTCGTTCTTTACGGCAAGGGGATGCCCGTTTAAGTGCAAGTACTGCTCTGTCTATAAGTTCTTTGGAAATAACATCAGGCACAGGCCGATAGATGACGTCGTGGCCGAGGTCGCAGAGAGCCCGTACTGGATGTTCTGGAACGTGGACGACAATATCTGGGGCGCGGGCATAGACAGATCGATAAAGCTCTATATAGAGCTTTATCGCGAATTGGCAAACATGCGTAAGTGGTGGATAGGCTCCGGAGACCTCGTAAGCGTGCAACATGCTCGCGGCGAAGAGCTTCTTAAATGGGGCAGAAAATCCGGGCTCACGCTCGTGATGATAGGCTGGGAGAGCGAGAACTTCGAGAGCCTTAAGGAATGGAACGCGCATCATAAGCAGGGCAGCAAAAGGCACGAAGCGATAAAGAAGATACAGGATAACGGCATCGATATAATGACGTTTCTTGTGCTTGGCGGCAGAAAGGATACCCTTGACGATTATAAAAGGGCCCTTGATGTGTGCGACAAATTGAAGATGATGCCGCACCCGATGCTGCTTACGCCGTTTCCGGGCACCGAGATATACGAAGAGTACAAGCCGTATCTTATACCGGAGCGCGGCTGGGAGTACTATAACGGCAACAGGGCCGTGTTCGAGCATCCCGACCCTGTGATGACGCCGGAGAAAAGAGAGCAGGCGCTTTTCTGGCTCCGCGCCGAGGCCTTTACTCCCATGCGCGTTATAAAGAGGCTTTTGAATATAAGGTTAAAAGGTTTTCCGATGACGCACCTTACCTCCGCCATATTGCAGATACCGATGGGAAGGGCCTTCAGGGAGATAAAGCACGGCAACCCGTATGTTTAGGAAGATTTACGAATATATCGGCTCGCGCCGCTTTTCCGTGCTGCTTCTAAAGATACTGGCCGTGTATTTTGCATACATGGTTGTGACCCGTTTTTTGCAAATGCAGCCGCCGGCCTTTTATATGCTCTGGGGGCCCATTGCCGCGTGGGGCGTATTCTTCTTTCTCAATGTTGCGATAAGCTTTTTTGCGCAGCGCTATATCCATGACGGCAATCTTATATTTCATGCGGCCTTTATTCTTGCCGCAATAGGAATAATGCTAAGCGCAGCCTATAGGTTCGAGGGCAGCGCTATGGTGCTCGATGGAGACGTTTTTTTCGGAGATGAGAGCGGGTATGTGAACCACAATGCCGGCGAAAAATTCGCAGAGCTTGCGCCAGGGCTTTCGTTTTCATTGTCTGAAGTAAAACCGGCATTTTGGAACGAAAAACTTTATTTCACCTCTCTTACGGCAAAAATTAAGTATCCGGTTGAGACAATGGATAATTCAGGTGAGCTTCGTTTGAATGGCGGTATTGCGATTAATGGCGCAAGGCTAAGACTTGCGGGGTACGGATATGTGCCTACCGTGCTTCTTGAAAAAAACGGCGTATTTATGTTCAGGGCCCCGGTAGAGATGAGCGTATTTCCTCCGGGCAGCGAAGGGGTTTTCGAAATAGAAGGGTATACCGTACGGGTAAAGGTATTGCCTGATCCGGAGATGACGCAGTTTGGTTTGTTCAATAAGAGCGTTAATATAACGGATCCGGTGTTTGTAGTGCGCGTTGAGTGGCTCGGGAACCTGATGTTCGACGGTATT from Deltaproteobacteria bacterium harbors:
- a CDS encoding cytochrome c biogenesis protein ResB, with the protein product MFRKIYEYIGSRRFSVLLLKILAVYFAYMVVTRFLQMQPPAFYMLWGPIAAWGVFFFLNVAISFFAQRYIHDGNLIFHAAFILAAIGIMLSAAYRFEGSAMVLDGDVFFGDESGYVNHNAGEKFAELAPGLSFSLSEVKPAFWNEKLYFTSLTAKIKYPVETMDNSGELRLNGGIAINGARLRLAGYGYVPTVLLEKNGVFMFRAPVEMSVFPPGSEGVFEIEGYTVRVKVLPDPEMTQFGLFNKSVNITDPVFVVRVEWLGNLMFDGIVATGSRFGFGPYAMTFVELKRYVTVGVVKDMGEPFIFAAFLAALGGLALRIGGVFLHGRKPEEGKS
- a CDS encoding B12-binding domain-containing radical SAM protein, producing MKITLISPPFGEYVESKSSRLVKLTGLDEVQKSEGLPIAPPVLEYLAGLTEAVTPDVTVELIDANREDLKLDEIDADLVGITVLTPQAPWAYLTADMLRARGKKVVLGGMHVTVLPEEGAAHADAVVRGEAEGVWGDVIADFKKGALKKIYDGPQLALTGLPRPKKGLIKTKYPMGSFFTARGCPFKCKYCSVYKFFGNNIRHRPIDDVVAEVAESPYWMFWNVDDNIWGAGIDRSIKLYIELYRELANMRKWWIGSGDLVSVQHARGEELLKWGRKSGLTLVMIGWESENFESLKEWNAHHKQGSKRHEAIKKIQDNGIDIMTFLVLGGRKDTLDDYKRALDVCDKLKMMPHPMLLTPFPGTEIYEEYKPYLIPERGWEYYNGNRAVFEHPDPVMTPEKREQALFWLRAEAFTPMRVIKRLLNIRLKGFPMTHLTSAILQIPMGRAFREIKHGNPYV